A window of the Bufo gargarizans isolate SCDJY-AF-19 chromosome 1, ASM1485885v1, whole genome shotgun sequence genome harbors these coding sequences:
- the LOC122930435 gene encoding zinc finger protein 614-like, translated as MMEEHQPLISQENLSKKCENVMLPLEEDILQRSSGENLITLNVHPGLHSTDLSYNPPNYEEPSPDQSQIVTASTSQKRIKRFHCDKESTNSSGLSTHRRRHKGEKICSCLECGKCFTRKSSLVKHQRRHTGEKPYSCSESV; from the exons aAAATCTCAGTAAGAAATGTGAAAATGTCATGTTACCACTAGAAGAAGATATCCTGCagcgctcttcaggagaaaacctcattacccttaatgtacatccagggcttcacagtacagatctgtcatataatcctcctaattatgaggaaccttctcctgaccaatcacagattgttaccgCAAGTACAAGTCAGAAAAGGATTAAAAGGTTTCATTGTGATAAAGAATCCACAAACAGCTCAGGACTTTCTACACACCGAAGACGTCACAAAGGagagaaaatatgttcatgtttagaatgtgggaaatgtttcacgcggaaatcaagtcttgttaaacatcagagaagacacacaggagagaagccatattcatgttcagaat cCGTATGA